A single Dehalococcoidia bacterium DNA region contains:
- a CDS encoding aminotransferase class IV, protein MADQREFLTYVNGQVMPYSQALPELQRINVRSAGGYYDSARTFGGRPFQLRRHLERLFSGLRYSNIDPGITIDDMEKTSRGIVEANFTLMEGGLGDMVVTQTITVTRPIAADDLPSVDIAIYCTPLEFSGFARSYVEGVRLYTPISYPKPQEAAGDGKSGSTQTLALMVNEGGFITECQGANFMFVADGRIKLPDRRNVLPGVSMHTVLELASVLNIDVDEGLYSPSQIYGADEAFVSSTRYCMLPVATLNGYQFGQSTPGSVTSGLMAAWKEMVGIDFVQQALDSISGNH, encoded by the coding sequence GTGGCTGACCAACGTGAGTTCCTGACATACGTCAACGGGCAGGTCATGCCGTATTCCCAGGCCCTGCCGGAGTTACAGCGGATCAATGTGAGATCGGCTGGAGGCTACTACGATTCGGCACGCACTTTTGGCGGAAGACCGTTTCAACTGCGCAGGCACCTCGAGAGGCTGTTCAGCGGGCTGAGATACTCCAACATAGACCCGGGCATTACGATCGACGACATGGAAAAGACCTCGCGGGGAATTGTGGAGGCGAACTTCACCCTGATGGAGGGCGGACTTGGCGACATGGTGGTCACACAGACGATCACTGTGACACGCCCAATCGCTGCTGACGACCTCCCGAGTGTCGATATTGCCATCTATTGCACGCCACTAGAGTTCAGCGGATTCGCGCGTAGCTACGTTGAGGGCGTCAGGCTCTACACTCCGATCAGCTACCCAAAGCCACAGGAAGCAGCCGGTGACGGCAAGAGTGGGAGCACTCAGACTCTGGCGTTGATGGTCAATGAAGGCGGCTTCATTACGGAGTGTCAGGGTGCGAACTTCATGTTCGTGGCAGATGGCAGGATCAAGCTGCCTGACCGAAGGAACGTTCTTCCCGGTGTCAGTATGCACACCGTCCTGGAGCTTGCGAGTGTCCTGAACATCGACGTTGACGAGGGGCTGTACAGTCCTTCGCAAATTTATGGCGCTGACGAGGCGTTCGTTTCCAGTACCCGCTACTGCATGCTTCCAGTCGCGACGCTAAATGGATACCAGTTCGGGCAGTCGACTCCCGGCAGCGTCACCAGCGGACTGATGGCAGCGTGGAAGGAAATGGTCGGTATAGACTTCGTCCAGCAGGCGCTGGACTCGATATCGGGTAACCATTGA
- a CDS encoding PHP domain-containing protein, producing MLKADFHMHTHYSYDSDMSPETLVARCLKVGLNCIAVTDHNTTEGAFVVRDIAPFTVIIGEEVGTAEGEVTGLFLQETIPRGLTPLETAKRIKDQGGLVSLPHPFDRFRGEVITRSGIEDVLPHVDIVEVFNSRNNMDADNRKAHEFAQEHGLLTSGVSDSHTPIELGRTYVIMPEFDGTPEGFKEALAQGTIHGRKMSPLIHAVTSLTKIKKRLFGRR from the coding sequence ATGCTTAAGGCCGACTTCCACATGCACACTCACTACTCTTATGACTCGGACATGAGTCCAGAGACATTGGTGGCGCGGTGCCTCAAGGTCGGGCTGAACTGCATAGCAGTTACAGACCACAACACCACAGAGGGTGCGTTTGTGGTACGCGACATCGCGCCTTTTACGGTAATCATAGGAGAAGAAGTGGGGACAGCTGAGGGGGAGGTCACCGGCCTGTTTCTGCAAGAGACGATTCCCCGAGGATTGACGCCACTTGAAACAGCCAAGAGGATAAAAGACCAGGGTGGACTGGTTAGTCTCCCCCACCCGTTCGACAGGTTCAGAGGTGAGGTGATAACACGGAGCGGCATAGAAGACGTGCTGCCCCATGTCGACATAGTGGAGGTCTTCAACTCACGAAACAACATGGACGCCGATAACCGGAAAGCCCACGAGTTCGCTCAGGAGCACGGTCTTCTGACTTCAGGCGTCAGCGACTCTCACACTCCCATTGAACTTGGGAGGACCTATGTAATCATGCCAGAGTTCGATGGCACACCTGAAGGATTCAAGGAGGCGCTTGCCCAGGGGACCATACATGGCAGGAAGATGTCGCCACTGATTCACGCCGTGACCTCGCTCACAAAGATCAAGAAGCGGCTGTTTGGAAGGCGCTAA
- a CDS encoding exodeoxyribonuclease VII small subunit codes for MSTDETNIETKAIEDLSFEEALEQLDETVDALESGSLTLAQSMSMYERGMKLARVCNEMLTSAEMKITRIRTAYGEQMRMVDGDEGMDVGD; via the coding sequence ATGTCGACTGACGAAACCAACATTGAAACCAAGGCAATTGAGGACCTCTCCTTCGAAGAGGCGTTGGAACAACTGGATGAAACGGTGGATGCACTGGAGTCGGGCTCCCTCACCCTGGCGCAGTCGATGTCGATGTACGAGCGGGGTATGAAACTGGCGCGAGTCTGCAACGAAATGTTGACGTCGGCCGAGATGAAGATCACGCGAATCCGTACAGCATATGGCGAGCAGATGCGGATGGTTGACGGCGACGAGGGAATGGACGTCGGAGACTAA
- a CDS encoding DUF4389 domain-containing protein, with protein sequence MVYSTDIYPVQFSVEYPEEGSNRLTALVRIILAIPIFIIIGLISGSFVNAGDSDSAWNSGETSVLLAGLGLSLATMLMIVFRGKYPRWWFDWNLEVSRFSARVGAYLFLLRDEYPSTDEQQSVTLEIAYPDVQGQLNRFLPLVKWLLAIPHYIVLTVLGIVALVVVFLAWIAILVTGRYPVWMFNYIVGLFRWGIRVGAYAFLLTTDRYPPFRFSE encoded by the coding sequence ATGGTCTATTCCACTGACATATACCCAGTCCAGTTCAGCGTTGAGTACCCGGAAGAGGGCAGCAACAGGCTCACCGCACTCGTCCGAATCATCCTGGCGATACCCATATTTATCATCATCGGGCTTATATCAGGATCATTCGTAAATGCCGGTGACTCCGACTCGGCCTGGAACTCGGGCGAAACCAGTGTGTTACTGGCTGGTTTGGGACTGTCCTTGGCCACAATGCTGATGATTGTGTTTCGAGGAAAGTACCCGCGCTGGTGGTTCGATTGGAATCTGGAGGTCAGTCGCTTCTCTGCCAGGGTGGGCGCATACCTCTTCCTGCTCCGGGATGAGTATCCGTCAACGGATGAACAGCAGTCTGTCACGCTGGAGATCGCCTATCCCGATGTTCAGGGCCAGCTCAACCGGTTCCTGCCTCTTGTTAAGTGGCTGCTTGCGATTCCGCACTACATAGTCCTGACAGTACTCGGGATCGTCGCGCTTGTCGTCGTGTTCCTGGCCTGGATTGCCATCCTGGTTACTGGCCGCTATCCAGTGTGGATGTTCAACTACATAGTGGGACTGTTCCGCTGGGGCATTCGAGTGGGAGCCTACGCGTTCCTGCTGACGACAGACCGATATCCGCCGTTCAGGTTCAGTGAGTGA
- a CDS encoding SDR family oxidoreductase, with amino-acid sequence MLPHEFDVTGKTVIITGAARGIGKGIARVLAHSGARVMVTALTDRYLQPFSEGMKIAGYPILTMTADATDTDDWQRTVDYALSEWGHIDVLINNLGDAIRKPLIPSPGSDGTAISDDEYRFVLDINLTEAFKGCRAVGPHMIERGRGRIINISGFAARKGSPEMLVYSTAKAGLARLTQTLSLEWAPYGVTVNCIAPGIFPDPETGDPEQVARSRENARDTVPLGRAGDLREVGFLALFLVSDASAYMTGETLYLDGGLSHA; translated from the coding sequence ATGCTGCCACATGAGTTTGACGTAACGGGCAAGACCGTAATCATCACGGGTGCGGCACGAGGTATAGGTAAAGGCATCGCCAGGGTCCTGGCTCACTCGGGTGCACGTGTAATGGTCACTGCGCTCACAGACAGGTACCTGCAACCCTTTTCGGAGGGGATGAAGATTGCAGGTTATCCGATCCTTACGATGACGGCTGACGCAACAGACACCGACGACTGGCAGCGGACGGTAGACTATGCGCTATCTGAGTGGGGCCACATAGACGTGCTGATCAACAACCTGGGGGACGCGATACGAAAGCCGCTAATTCCCTCCCCGGGATCAGACGGCACGGCCATCAGCGACGATGAATACAGGTTCGTGCTGGACATCAACCTGACTGAAGCGTTCAAGGGCTGCCGTGCGGTGGGCCCACACATGATCGAGAGGGGCAGAGGTCGGATCATAAACATCAGCGGGTTCGCGGCCAGGAAGGGTTCGCCGGAGATGCTGGTGTACTCGACAGCCAAGGCCGGCCTCGCTCGACTTACCCAAACCCTGTCACTGGAGTGGGCGCCTTACGGCGTAACGGTTAACTGCATAGCCCCCGGAATCTTCCCTGATCCCGAGACTGGTGACCCTGAACAGGTCGCGAGGTCACGAGAGAACGCCAGGGACACGGTTCCTCTGGGCCGCGCGGGTGATCTGCGGGAAGTGGGCTTCCTAGCGCTGTTCCTCGTGTCAGATGCCTCCGCGTACATGACCGGGGAGACGCTGTACCTCGACGGCGGGCTGAGTCACGCCTAA